The genomic region GCGCGGTTCAAGGGGTTCAATATTGAAATTTCTCTGCGAGTTTTTTTTGAAAGCTTTCTTAGACATGTTGATTATCTTGGATTTTTGTTATTGATGTAAAAATTTATTTCAACTTAATGCAGCGGACGGAATGAGCATGAAATTTTGAACTTCTTGAAGCCCCCGAGCCATCAGTATAACGCGATATAACTTGATCAAGGGCCTGAACCTTATCTTGGAAAACAGATTCCGAGGGATAAAACATGTAAAACGCTGAATCTAAATCCGCGAAACCTCTTTGATTAAAATAAGCACCCGCCCCAGTAAGAGATAGTCCGCTTTCATTGTTTCCTGTAAAATTATATTCAGAACGCAAGCCATGGACCCCATATTCCGTACTGCTTCGGGCAACTTCAAAATCATGCCGCGTCATCAAACGCCAGCCTTTTGGGCAAATTCCCTGGTGGTTTGGCTGTATAAGGTCGGCGCAACTCTTGGTATTGCAACTATCGTTGAAACCCATCATCTCCGCCCACTGGTAAAGGCCGCCGTAACGGTCGCACTTGGTGGTGTCGTCGTTGTAGCAGTAGCGTTCGATTTTCGTGTCGTCGGTCATGTTTTCGCCAGCCTTCAAGGTGACATCGGCGATATTCAAGTTCTGTGCCATAACGTCTATGGTATCCTTGACACCATCTTCATCTTTGCCCATGATTGTCAGGTAATAATAGACACGGCCATTGCGCGAGTCAGTAAATGTCTTGTAGCGCTCTTCCTCAAACTTTTTCAAAGGCAGAGTTTGGTCGAACGGTTCATAGGGCCCAGAACTGGAACTTTCCGTAGGCACATAAAGCACATATCGTCCATCCACACACAAATATATTTTTCCCGTATTTCCATCTGAAAGTATGCCTTCACAGGGCAACCCAACATAGTCGGTTATTTCACTCGAAGACGAACTCACCGACGAACTGGACTTACCCTTGTTACTACTAGAAGAATCATCTGTCTTTAC from Fibrobacter sp. UWR2 harbors:
- a CDS encoding FISUMP domain-containing protein, whose product is MKKFEEERYKTFTDSRNGRVYYYLTIMGKDEDGVKDTIDVMAQNLNIADVTLKAGENMTDDTKIERYCYNDDTTKCDRYGGLYQWAEMMGFNDSCNTKSCADLIQPNHQGICPKGWRLMTRHDFEVARSSTEYGVHGLRSEYNFTGNNESGLSLTGAGAYFNQRGFADLDSAFYMFYPSESVFQDKVQALDQVISRYTDGSGASRSSKFHAHSVRCIKLK
- a CDS encoding LEPR-XLL domain-containing protein produces the protein MSKKAFKKNSQRNFNIEPLEPRLLMAAVE